Proteins from a single region of Haloarchaeobius litoreus:
- a CDS encoding PaaD-like zinc ribbon domain-containing protein — translation MSDETRAGSRLTNQQEDGVECPYCGSEETILESPFGSTVLKSQYHCEDCNNVFEHIKFEE, via the coding sequence ATGAGCGACGAGACCAGGGCCGGCTCACGGCTCACGAACCAGCAGGAAGACGGCGTCGAGTGCCCGTACTGCGGCAGCGAGGAGACCATCCTCGAGAGTCCGTTCGGCAGCACGGTGTTGAAGTCCCAGTACCACTGCGAGGACTGCAACAACGTGTTCGAGCACATCAAGTTCGAGGAGTAG
- a CDS encoding MFS transporter — protein sequence MGLSREFKRRRLLGWAVLSSVFILVNFHRVSTGVLTGSLASAFDTTGAELGLLHASFFYIYAPMQLVAGVLVDQRGTRRVTVLGSVVMAVGAVAFASSDSYLLGLLSRALVGFGGSVVYIGILRYCANWFRANEFATMTGVTLSASALGGLVATTPLALAVGAYGWRDTYLFLGAVGLVTTLGVLVFVRDSPDDAGYEPVSSSVAAPDLTVRQVVGNAKTVFAERTTWVLGVMMFFAVGTNYTVMGLWGVPYMVHAYDLSVATASLFPLAGNLGLLFGSTGVGWISDRLGRRTSITVVTATVYTGLFAGISLLGTPPLVYVAVAFFGVMFLHGGFLLSFTIIKERHSGATSGTATGAINGMGFFGAAVIPGVMGVALDAFWTGETVAGSRIYTLVGYRVAFGIAALSGLIGLCCALWLRRSSR from the coding sequence ATGGGGCTGTCGCGGGAGTTCAAGCGACGACGACTGCTCGGTTGGGCGGTCCTGTCGTCGGTGTTCATCCTCGTGAACTTCCACCGTGTCTCGACGGGCGTCCTGACGGGCTCACTGGCGAGTGCGTTCGACACGACGGGGGCCGAACTCGGGCTGCTCCACGCCTCCTTCTTCTACATCTACGCCCCGATGCAGCTCGTGGCTGGGGTCCTCGTCGACCAGCGGGGCACCCGGCGGGTCACCGTGCTGGGCTCGGTCGTGATGGCCGTCGGTGCGGTCGCCTTCGCCAGCAGCGACTCCTACCTCCTCGGTCTGCTGAGTCGGGCCCTCGTCGGCTTCGGGGGGAGCGTCGTCTACATCGGTATCCTCCGGTACTGCGCGAACTGGTTCCGGGCGAACGAGTTTGCGACGATGACCGGGGTCACACTGTCGGCATCCGCACTCGGCGGACTGGTCGCGACCACGCCACTCGCCCTCGCTGTCGGGGCCTACGGCTGGCGGGACACCTACCTGTTCCTTGGAGCTGTCGGGCTCGTGACGACGCTTGGCGTCCTCGTCTTCGTTCGAGACAGCCCTGACGATGCCGGCTACGAGCCGGTCTCCTCATCGGTCGCCGCCCCTGACCTCACGGTCCGTCAGGTGGTCGGGAACGCAAAGACGGTGTTCGCGGAGCGCACGACCTGGGTGCTCGGCGTCATGATGTTCTTCGCCGTCGGGACGAACTACACGGTCATGGGGCTCTGGGGCGTGCCGTACATGGTCCACGCGTACGACCTTTCGGTGGCGACTGCGTCGCTGTTCCCGCTCGCGGGTAACCTCGGACTGCTGTTCGGCTCGACCGGGGTTGGCTGGATATCCGACCGACTCGGCCGGCGCACCTCCATCACGGTCGTGACCGCCACCGTGTACACCGGGCTTTTCGCGGGGATCTCACTCCTCGGGACGCCGCCGCTCGTCTACGTCGCGGTCGCGTTCTTCGGTGTCATGTTCCTCCACGGCGGCTTCCTGCTCTCGTTCACGATTATCAAGGAGCGTCACTCGGGGGCGACGAGCGGGACGGCGACGGGCGCGATAAACGGGATGGGCTTCTTCGGGGCGGCTGTCATCCCCGGGGTGATGGGTGTCGCACTCGACGCGTTCTGGACGGGTGAGACGGTTGCGGGGAGTCGCATCTACACGCTGGTCGGCTACCGGGTCGCGTTCGGCATCGCCGCACTCAGCGGGCTGATCGGCCTCTGCTGTGCCCTGTGGCTCCGGCGCTCGTCCCGCTGA
- a CDS encoding helix-turn-helix domain-containing protein: MGLLAEFEIDCEVLPFVAVLETVPDATIEVEMQLNHGDTPLFFAYVTADEQDAVERAFDAVSFVGEYTLIGEAGGTRRYQVVPRVSMEAHMGGVVDDLGGLRALAGAEAIIDHIEVTRTGWVQAGWFADHDALDEFRTFWQANGGFTLRRLTRSGEPEPPGDGLTDPQREALRTAYELGYFEVPRRASLERVADELDIGASAASERIRRAQTHLVETTVASTWPPLPE, encoded by the coding sequence ATGGGACTGCTCGCCGAGTTCGAGATCGACTGCGAGGTCTTACCGTTCGTCGCGGTCCTCGAAACCGTTCCGGATGCGACCATCGAGGTTGAGATGCAGTTGAACCACGGCGACACGCCGCTGTTCTTCGCATACGTGACCGCTGACGAACAGGATGCGGTGGAGCGAGCGTTCGACGCTGTCTCGTTCGTCGGCGAGTACACCCTCATCGGTGAGGCGGGAGGGACGCGCCGGTACCAGGTCGTCCCACGCGTCAGCATGGAAGCACACATGGGTGGCGTCGTGGACGACCTCGGCGGGTTGCGCGCACTCGCCGGAGCCGAGGCAATCATCGACCACATCGAGGTGACCCGGACGGGCTGGGTTCAGGCGGGCTGGTTCGCTGATCACGACGCACTCGACGAGTTCCGCACCTTCTGGCAGGCGAACGGCGGGTTCACGCTCCGGCGGCTCACGCGGTCTGGCGAGCCCGAACCACCGGGTGACGGGCTGACGGACCCGCAGCGAGAGGCACTCCGGACGGCGTACGAGCTCGGATACTTCGAGGTGCCGCGCCGCGCGTCACTGGAGCGGGTCGCAGACGAGCTCGACATCGGTGCGTCGGCCGCCTCGGAGCGCATCCGTCGCGCCCAGACCCACCTCGTCGAGACCACAGTCGCGTCGACGTGGCCACCACTCCCGGAGTGA
- a CDS encoding alpha/beta fold hydrolase: MKRVTSADGTRIVYDRHGEGPPMVLLHGDATGKEYWKPVTPLLSGEYTLTISDRRGRGRSGDTEPYSLQREIEDARAVIDSVDGEPVVFGHSFGGLQAIEAARDRAVRAVVAYEPAILVGEYREQADLAARMQERLDAGDPEGAMKRHVKEVIHGGELEGAALDEWLEEWPVWPEYVTFVEDSVRMNRALESYELPERIDLEAPTLLLTGTEAPSHLRDGVRAAHESLVDSRLVEFDGLSHMGPNEAPEQVVETVRSFLAATDAEATTD, encoded by the coding sequence ATGAAGCGCGTAACGTCAGCAGACGGGACACGCATCGTCTACGACCGACACGGGGAGGGCCCCCCGATGGTGCTCCTCCACGGTGACGCGACGGGGAAGGAGTACTGGAAGCCCGTTACTCCCCTGCTCTCCGGGGAGTACACACTCACGATCTCCGACCGACGCGGTCGAGGGCGGAGCGGCGACACAGAGCCGTACAGCCTCCAGCGAGAGATCGAGGACGCCCGGGCGGTCATCGACTCGGTCGACGGCGAACCGGTCGTATTCGGTCACTCGTTCGGCGGCCTCCAGGCCATCGAGGCGGCCCGAGACCGAGCCGTTCGGGCAGTCGTAGCGTACGAGCCCGCAATCCTCGTCGGCGAGTACCGCGAGCAGGCAGACCTCGCAGCACGGATGCAGGAACGACTCGACGCCGGGGACCCCGAGGGCGCGATGAAGCGCCACGTGAAGGAGGTCATCCACGGCGGCGAGCTCGAAGGTGCGGCGCTCGACGAGTGGCTGGAGGAGTGGCCGGTCTGGCCGGAGTACGTCACGTTCGTCGAGGACTCGGTGCGGATGAACCGGGCACTCGAGAGCTACGAACTCCCGGAACGGATCGACCTCGAAGCGCCCACGCTGCTCCTGACCGGGACCGAGGCACCGTCGCACCTCCGCGACGGGGTCCGGGCGGCACACGAGTCGCTCGTGGACAGTCGGCTGGTCGAGTTCGACGGCCTCAGCCATATGGGACCGAACGAGGCCCCCGAGCAGGTCGTCGAGACGGTCCGGTCGTTCCTCGCAGCCACCGACGCCGAGGCGACGACCGACTGA
- a CDS encoding DUF998 domain-containing protein — protein sequence MTRTTTYTEPTANRSLTEYDDRTVAGLLLFVLGAGFMTALMLAAALVPGYDFRGGVISDLGVFSESALLFNGGLLVVGVLNLAGGYLLYRRHGKTWLLAIYALASVGAVGTGLFPLNTGDAHSLFALLAFLFFNLEAIGTATLLRGAMRALSVLAGVLGIVFLVLMAVGDGGNTAAFGPIGHGGTERMIVYPVMLWLVAFGGSLLGGGAVGE from the coding sequence ATGACCAGAACGACCACCTACACCGAACCCACTGCGAACCGCTCGCTCACGGAGTACGACGACCGCACCGTCGCGGGCCTGCTGCTGTTCGTACTGGGTGCCGGGTTCATGACCGCACTCATGCTCGCCGCGGCCCTCGTCCCGGGCTACGACTTCCGTGGCGGAGTCATCAGCGACCTCGGCGTGTTCAGCGAGTCCGCACTGCTGTTCAACGGCGGCCTCCTCGTGGTCGGCGTGTTGAACCTCGCTGGCGGCTATCTGCTGTACCGTCGCCACGGCAAGACCTGGCTGCTCGCCATCTACGCCCTCGCGAGCGTCGGCGCCGTCGGCACGGGGCTGTTCCCGCTCAACACCGGTGACGCGCACTCGCTGTTCGCGCTCCTGGCCTTCCTGTTCTTCAACCTGGAGGCGATCGGGACCGCGACCCTGCTCCGCGGCGCGATGCGCGCGCTCTCCGTCCTCGCGGGCGTCCTGGGCATCGTCTTCCTCGTCCTCATGGCGGTCGGGGACGGTGGAAACACCGCCGCCTTCGGCCCCATCGGCCACGGTGGCACCGAGCGCATGATCGTCTACCCAGTGATGCTCTGGCTGGTCGCCTTCGGCGGCTCCCTGCTCGGGGGCGGCGCAGTCGGGGAGTAA
- a CDS encoding hemolysin family protein: MNEFELVGRLVAGLLLILANGFFVAIEFALTRVRQYPESEFDTPGLRRAWEMTNDLEIYLTSCQVGITASSIAVGIVAEPALAALFEPFLENTALASVGAGGALAFLIINLLHLTHGEQTPTYLGVERTKFVARYGARPLYWFATLVSPAIYVGDGVAKWTLGLFGVEMTGAWLETESDRVESRAELRNRLGSLLDRGGLSDERKQEILNAFTVGGRSVREVMTDVDEVVFLSRTATVEENLGRIGSSPHTRFPLVGDGPDEFLGIVYVPAVVDHIDDLRAGTASWEDVAAEPLVIDAGTKISDAVDTFQREHQELALVVEDGTTVGLITATDALEAVMGEIEDPLDVELGTRTGA; this comes from the coding sequence ATGAACGAGTTCGAGCTGGTGGGCCGTCTCGTCGCCGGCCTGCTGCTCATCCTCGCGAACGGCTTCTTCGTCGCTATCGAGTTCGCGCTCACGAGGGTCCGACAGTACCCCGAATCGGAGTTCGACACCCCCGGACTCCGCCGTGCGTGGGAGATGACGAACGACCTGGAGATCTACCTGACGAGCTGTCAGGTCGGTATCACGGCGTCGAGCATCGCGGTCGGCATCGTCGCCGAGCCCGCACTCGCGGCCCTCTTCGAGCCGTTCCTCGAGAACACCGCGCTGGCTTCGGTCGGTGCGGGTGGCGCACTCGCGTTCCTCATCATCAACCTGCTCCACCTGACCCACGGCGAGCAGACACCGACCTACCTCGGCGTCGAGCGGACGAAGTTCGTGGCGCGGTACGGGGCGAGACCACTGTACTGGTTCGCCACGCTCGTCTCGCCCGCCATCTACGTCGGTGACGGTGTCGCGAAGTGGACGCTCGGTCTGTTCGGCGTCGAGATGACCGGCGCGTGGCTGGAGACCGAGTCCGACCGGGTGGAGTCGCGCGCGGAACTGCGGAACCGTCTCGGCTCGCTGCTGGACCGTGGCGGGCTCAGCGACGAGCGCAAGCAGGAGATACTCAACGCCTTCACCGTCGGTGGCCGGTCGGTCCGGGAGGTGATGACCGACGTGGACGAGGTCGTGTTCCTCTCGCGGACCGCCACCGTCGAGGAGAACCTCGGCCGGATCGGGTCGAGCCCCCACACCCGGTTCCCGCTCGTCGGTGACGGCCCCGACGAGTTCCTCGGCATCGTCTACGTCCCCGCGGTCGTCGACCACATCGACGACCTCCGGGCGGGGACTGCGAGCTGGGAGGACGTGGCCGCCGAGCCGCTGGTCATCGACGCGGGGACGAAGATCAGCGACGCGGTAGACACCTTCCAGCGCGAGCACCAGGAGCTGGCGCTCGTGGTCGAGGACGGCACGACGGTCGGGCTCATCACCGCCACCGACGCGCTGGAGGCGGTGATGGGGGAGATAGAGGACCCGCTCGACGTGGAGTTGGGCACGAGAACCGGGGCCTGA
- a CDS encoding universal stress protein, producing MYDRILLPTDGDTSTTDATRHAIDLAAATGATLSVLYVVDEDIYGAYPGDEYVHDHEGAEAGLEEAGQAELDAVRERAEDVGVAVETAMRYGHPHEEILDFVAESGTDLVVMGTKSRSGEYRQLLGSVTDRVVRLSDVPVTVVKTEAE from the coding sequence ATGTACGACAGAATCCTTCTTCCGACGGACGGTGACACCAGCACGACGGACGCCACCCGTCACGCCATCGACCTCGCTGCGGCCACCGGCGCGACGCTCTCGGTGCTGTACGTCGTCGACGAGGACATCTACGGTGCCTATCCGGGTGACGAGTACGTCCACGACCACGAGGGAGCCGAGGCCGGACTCGAGGAGGCCGGGCAGGCCGAACTCGACGCTGTTCGAGAGCGGGCCGAGGACGTCGGCGTGGCAGTCGAGACGGCGATGCGCTACGGCCACCCGCACGAGGAGATCCTGGACTTCGTCGCCGAGAGCGGAACCGACCTCGTGGTGATGGGGACGAAATCCCGTTCCGGCGAGTACCGACAGCTGCTCGGCAGCGTCACCGACCGCGTCGTCCGTCTCTCCGACGTGCCGGTGACCGTCGTCAAGACCGAGGCCGAGTAA
- a CDS encoding HalOD1 output domain-containing protein, translating to MQDDSQTNTGNTERQQYDFEGTNPAVAVIQTLADATGEEPTELESLFDHIDPDALNTLLLSSNGSGPVTTVSFTVADRRVKVGCDGFVVVTETD from the coding sequence ATGCAAGACGATAGCCAAACGAACACGGGCAATACCGAACGCCAGCAGTACGATTTCGAGGGGACCAATCCTGCAGTGGCAGTCATCCAGACACTGGCCGACGCGACGGGCGAGGAGCCGACCGAACTGGAGTCGCTGTTCGACCACATCGATCCGGACGCCCTGAACACACTTCTGCTATCGAGCAACGGCTCGGGGCCAGTCACGACGGTCTCGTTCACCGTCGCGGACCGACGCGTGAAGGTCGGATGCGACGGCTTCGTCGTCGTCACGGAGACGGATTGA
- a CDS encoding PKD domain-containing protein, whose product MSPNDPTKRRFVVTVALTCAMVMTSVSVAAVATAPPGETVAVAQGDQCWEVSTYGDGSSTVSEFYDYRTPNTTPPGDEWGSYGTRSMQDNQDSLLAFYEGSQGTSMVMVHDRIGGAHGGTITFDIYGLPQSGEWAVEDDGYPGSEDNFDYFANGTEASIDWKWSGERNDGAAFRGIAATNGSWLTIDPGFNEAADKWESWSWARGENRTETWYLRSADGGVQQLSMNNDVRVRAGGCPDGVSPMATMDRTVVQNGGAMEFQVDASHANGSVTAYEWDWNGDGQTDQRTMSDTVVHEFEQTGLRSVTVTAFAEDGSTTTVSDLVVVNESMVAGSSPNTETPTPTATATPTPTSTQTSGPGTDGPASTTAAPTATPTDGNGGSPGFGVLLGLVAVLAVALVAAARRTGR is encoded by the coding sequence ATGTCCCCGAACGATCCAACGAAACGCCGATTCGTCGTGACCGTCGCGCTCACCTGTGCGATGGTCATGACGAGCGTATCAGTCGCCGCCGTCGCCACGGCACCCCCCGGCGAGACCGTCGCGGTCGCGCAGGGCGACCAGTGCTGGGAGGTCTCGACCTACGGTGACGGCAGTTCCACAGTGTCCGAGTTCTACGACTACCGCACCCCGAACACGACCCCACCCGGCGACGAGTGGGGCTCCTACGGCACCCGGTCGATGCAGGACAACCAGGACTCCCTTCTGGCGTTCTACGAGGGGAGCCAGGGAACGAGCATGGTCATGGTCCACGACAGGATCGGTGGTGCCCACGGCGGTACCATCACGTTCGACATCTACGGGCTGCCCCAGAGCGGTGAGTGGGCGGTCGAGGACGACGGGTACCCGGGCAGCGAGGACAACTTCGACTACTTCGCGAACGGCACCGAGGCCAGCATCGACTGGAAGTGGTCGGGCGAGCGCAACGACGGCGCAGCCTTCCGGGGGATAGCTGCCACGAACGGCTCCTGGTTGACCATCGACCCCGGTTTCAACGAGGCTGCCGACAAGTGGGAGAGCTGGAGCTGGGCGCGCGGCGAGAACCGGACCGAGACCTGGTACCTGCGCTCCGCCGACGGCGGCGTCCAGCAGCTCAGTATGAACAACGACGTCCGCGTGCGCGCCGGTGGCTGTCCGGACGGTGTCTCACCCATGGCCACCATGGACCGGACGGTCGTCCAGAACGGCGGTGCGATGGAGTTCCAGGTCGACGCGAGCCACGCGAACGGCTCCGTCACCGCGTACGAGTGGGACTGGAACGGCGACGGGCAGACGGACCAGCGGACCATGTCCGATACCGTCGTCCACGAGTTCGAACAGACCGGCCTCCGGAGTGTCACGGTCACCGCGTTCGCCGAGGATGGTTCGACCACGACCGTCAGCGATCTCGTGGTCGTGAACGAGAGCATGGTCGCCGGCTCCTCCCCGAACACGGAGACTCCGACGCCCACGGCGACGGCCACTCCGACGCCAACGTCGACGCAGACCTCGGGGCCCGGGACGGACGGACCCGCCTCGACCACCGCGGCACCGACCGCCACCCCGACTGACGGAAACGGCGGCTCGCCGGGCTTCGGTGTACTCCTCGGTCTGGTCGCAGTGCTCGCGGTGGCACTGGTCGCGGCTGCCCGACGGACGGGCCGCTAG
- a CDS encoding HalOD1 output domain-containing protein, which yields MIRTTFDWSETPPAIAVVETIAVATDTEILGVEPLLDHLDPDALNTLIADEQRADAGTVVVFAIAGHEVAVHADGRLVLVPLDADR from the coding sequence GTGATACGAACGACGTTCGACTGGTCAGAGACACCGCCAGCGATAGCGGTGGTCGAGACCATCGCGGTCGCCACCGACACCGAGATCCTCGGTGTCGAACCCCTGCTCGACCATCTGGACCCGGACGCGCTGAACACGCTCATCGCCGACGAGCAGCGGGCCGACGCCGGGACGGTCGTGGTCTTCGCGATAGCCGGTCACGAGGTGGCCGTCCACGCCGACGGACGACTCGTACTCGTGCCGCTGGACGCCGACCGCTGA
- a CDS encoding helix-turn-helix domain-containing protein, giving the protein MVPSQQPKSEERTKRLALPDQLSTAHSKLVYLTLAQEGEHTVRQLSNRLQLGASEIYPVLRVLREGDLVTRQGKHYALKGA; this is encoded by the coding sequence ATGGTTCCGAGCCAGCAGCCCAAGTCAGAGGAACGCACGAAACGACTAGCACTGCCCGACCAGTTGTCGACGGCACACTCGAAGCTGGTGTACCTCACGCTCGCGCAGGAGGGCGAACACACCGTTCGCCAGCTGTCGAACCGGCTGCAACTCGGGGCGAGCGAGATATATCCGGTGCTGCGCGTGCTGCGCGAGGGGGATCTCGTCACCCGGCAGGGGAAGCACTACGCGCTGAAGGGGGCCTGA
- a CDS encoding DUF7563 family protein, which yields MPVCNNCERYVSHDFVRVFGREGEVEHCIDCARNADLHAGAAAR from the coding sequence ATGCCGGTCTGTAACAACTGCGAACGGTACGTCTCCCACGACTTCGTCCGCGTCTTCGGACGGGAGGGCGAGGTCGAGCACTGCATCGACTGCGCGAGGAACGCCGACCTCCACGCCGGGGCGGCCGCGCGCTGA
- a CDS encoding sugar phosphate nucleotidyltransferase: MQTVILAAGDGTRLNPLTDATPKPLLPVGPGSLLAETARTAVEAGASALYIAVPPDYRRFHDELGDTIDGVPVTFAVQPRPVGTADAVQRATKYFDGPFAVLPGDALLDRASIRTLFERAPAVGVDPESEPVTTAVGDGGQPDAMHRSREWNLPGRPTGACALPAPAHDRLEVGICETGEREFADVLSRLVGEVDMEPVEHRYVVDVDRPWDLLSAAEVGLETWAAETREPPHAGTVSERARLTGAVRVATGARVGDGVVVDGPVIIDAGTTVAPNAIIRGPSYIGPDVEIGHAAEVTRSVLQRGSSVGHAAFVADSIVGANASLAPGTTVANRRHDGETVVARAGQERVPTGRAAFGAVVGPRVSTGIDTSIDAGVTLSTGSHTEPDECVLTDR; encoded by the coding sequence ATGCAGACCGTCATCCTTGCCGCCGGTGACGGGACCCGTCTCAACCCGTTGACCGACGCGACGCCGAAGCCCCTGTTGCCGGTGGGGCCCGGCTCGCTCCTCGCCGAGACCGCACGGACTGCGGTCGAGGCGGGTGCTTCGGCCCTCTACATCGCCGTGCCACCCGACTACAGACGGTTCCACGACGAGCTGGGTGACACCATCGACGGGGTGCCCGTGACGTTCGCGGTGCAGCCCAGACCAGTCGGCACGGCCGACGCCGTCCAGCGAGCCACCAAGTACTTCGACGGACCGTTCGCGGTGCTTCCGGGTGATGCCCTGCTCGACCGGGCCTCCATCCGGACGCTGTTCGAGCGTGCCCCGGCGGTCGGTGTCGACCCGGAGAGCGAGCCCGTGACCACAGCTGTCGGCGACGGCGGGCAGCCGGACGCGATGCATCGGAGTCGGGAGTGGAACCTTCCAGGACGGCCCACCGGTGCCTGTGCGCTGCCTGCGCCAGCACACGACCGCCTCGAGGTCGGAATCTGCGAGACCGGCGAGCGGGAGTTCGCAGACGTGCTGTCGCGGCTGGTCGGCGAGGTCGACATGGAGCCGGTCGAACACCGCTACGTCGTCGATGTCGACCGACCCTGGGACCTCCTCTCGGCGGCCGAGGTCGGCCTCGAGACCTGGGCTGCAGAGACCCGGGAACCGCCACACGCGGGCACCGTCAGCGAGCGAGCGCGACTGACGGGGGCGGTCCGTGTCGCCACTGGTGCCCGGGTCGGCGACGGCGTCGTCGTCGACGGGCCCGTCATCATCGACGCGGGGACGACCGTCGCACCGAACGCCATTATCCGGGGGCCGAGCTACATCGGACCGGACGTCGAGATCGGACACGCCGCCGAGGTGACCCGAAGCGTCCTCCAGCGCGGTTCGAGCGTCGGCCACGCCGCCTTCGTCGCGGACAGCATCGTCGGTGCGAACGCGAGTCTGGCGCCCGGCACGACCGTCGCGAACCGTCGCCACGACGGCGAGACCGTCGTCGCACGTGCCGGCCAGGAGCGCGTACCCACCGGACGTGCAGCGTTCGGTGCCGTCGTCGGGCCGCGCGTCAGCACCGGCATCGACACGAGCATCGACGCGGGCGTCACGCTGTCGACCGGGAGCCACACGGAGCCCGACGAGTGCGTCCTGACCGACCGGTAA
- a CDS encoding Hsp20/alpha crystallin family protein, with translation MRRTTNSLQELEQFVDRMWERLESQGAYRMESLPVDIAETDDAFVVTADVPGCERDDLEVRLLDPQTLQITMDHSEHVDERDDRYIRQERRHRTASRTLELPGMIDEDEVTAEFRHGVLTVRLPRSAAHETGTDIEISE, from the coding sequence ATGCGCAGGACCACCAACTCGTTGCAGGAACTGGAACAGTTCGTCGACCGGATGTGGGAGCGCCTCGAGTCACAGGGCGCGTACCGGATGGAGTCCCTCCCGGTCGATATCGCAGAGACGGATGACGCCTTCGTCGTCACCGCCGACGTTCCAGGCTGCGAACGGGACGACCTCGAGGTGCGACTGCTCGATCCGCAGACGCTCCAGATCACCATGGACCACAGCGAGCACGTCGACGAGCGAGACGACCGGTACATCCGTCAGGAGCGACGGCATCGCACCGCCAGTCGCACACTGGAGCTACCGGGCATGATCGACGAGGACGAGGTGACCGCCGAGTTCAGACACGGGGTACTCACGGTTCGGCTCCCGCGCTCCGCCGCGCACGAAACGGGAACCGACATCGAGATCTCGGAGTGA
- a CDS encoding universal stress protein, with amino-acid sequence MYRHLLLATDGSDRADDAVAHGLDLAERDDATVHVIHVVDTSRDGEPALSSAELVLDDLEDEGWEHVDEIEQLATDRGLEAVTKLCHGRPHEEILRYADEADVDLLVLGYSGATHTRTDNIGHVSERVVKASNRPVLLV; translated from the coding sequence ATGTACCGACACCTTCTCCTGGCGACCGACGGCAGCGACCGGGCGGACGACGCGGTCGCCCACGGACTGGACCTGGCCGAGCGAGACGACGCGACGGTCCACGTCATCCACGTCGTCGACACGTCACGTGATGGCGAGCCGGCGCTCTCCAGCGCGGAGCTCGTGCTCGACGACCTCGAAGACGAAGGATGGGAACACGTCGACGAGATCGAGCAGCTCGCCACGGACCGTGGACTCGAGGCGGTCACGAAGCTCTGTCACGGCCGACCGCACGAAGAGATACTGCGGTACGCCGACGAGGCCGACGTGGACCTGCTCGTCCTCGGATACAGCGGCGCCACCCACACCCGGACCGACAACATCGGTCACGTCTCCGAACGGGTGGTCAAGGCGTCCAACCGACCGGTACTGCTCGTCTGA